The genomic stretch CTCGAGGTTGAGGACCGCGCTCTCGCCCATCTCCAGATCGTCATCATCAATAAATTCCGTCGCGACGAGCGCTTCCTACTCACTCTCGACGCGAGCCCTCAGGCCGGCACCGGCCGCCGCGGCGTGTGGATGCACCCGACTATCCCGATCCAGTTCGAGTTCAAGGGCAGCCGCCAGCCCACCATCAATCCTGAGTGGGTCGAGGCCCTGATGGAGCGCGCCAACAGCGGCGCGGGCCTGCGCATCGTGCCGGAGCCCACGAGCGCTGCGGCCGTCCCGCTGCGTCGCGCCGAACCCGCCGCCTGACATTGCGCGCCGGAGTCGCACCCGATCAGACTCCCGCCGCTCGACACCGACACGACCCGCTTCCCGGGCAGGGACGCGGGTTCTGTCGTTTTTCGAGATCGGAAAAGCCGGAGAGCGCGCTTGCAAGAGGTTGACATTCCGCGCCACGGTCAGGAGCTGCGTCCTACACTGCTCCTGCGGCGCAGGATCGTTTCGGCGGGCTCGGCCCTGCTGCCGCACGCAGGACCATCCGTCGGTCGCTCGAGCCCCCCTCTCGCGCGGCCGGCGGATGGCTGCGCGGCGCAGCCGAAGCGCCGATCGCGAGGTCCGCCAGCTCCAGGAGCGGCGAGATGACCCACCACGGAACGAGCGGCCACGGCACCAGCGACGACCAGGTCCGGCCGGGCGATGTCTTCTCCGCCGTCATCGGGCACGAGAGCGAGCAGTGGCGAGTCGTGGCCGTCCTGGGTATCCGTGTCCTCGCCGAGCGCGTCACCGGCGGACACCGCCGCAGCTTCACCCTCCACTTTGTGCGGCACCAGCTCTCACCCGCCGCCCAGGTGACGAGCGGGTAGCGCCGCGTGCAGAGTCTCCTCGATCTGTTTCGCTTTCTGTGAGACATTGCGGCCACAGGGGTGGCCTCACCTCGGCGGCCAGGGCAGGAAGCGCAAGCGACCAACGTCTCCGTCACAGGAGAGTCCGACCGAGAGATGGCGTCGGCAGTCGTAGGCGAGGCCGGTCAGCACGTCACTATTGCCCGATTCGCAGGAGGAAAGACTCGCCTCGCCCCCTTGATACCGACGTGCAACCTCGGTTCAGACTCCGTGGGTCGTCTTTCGCGATTCAGACCCGAGATGCCCGGTCGAGCTGAGAGCCGAACCGATCACAAGAGTATCGCAGGGGAAGTCATCCTTCTTGCGTCGCATCGCTCATTCGATGTCAGAGGCGTGCGCTTCTCGCAGACGGTGACGAATTCTCCTCCTCCTTCGGCGTCTCGCGTAACCGTATCCCTGGCGATCCCCCATCGCTTCCTCATACCATAAGAACTCTCCTCACCCTGTGCGCATCGTCTCGACTCTCCGCGATACGGCGAGAGATGACCGCGTCCGGCAACGAGTTCGTCTCCCGGATCAATGACCGTGCATCGGTGCGCTGGAGCGCACCATCGGCGGGCGAGCACAGCGAAAGCCTTCCTCTAGCCCTCGACAGCATCCGAGATCCGAGACCTCCGCACCAGCACGCGCAAGACGTGCGTGGGCTGCTGATCGGCGAGCACGCGAGCGAATTCCTCGGCTGAGCGCAGGTCGGCGGCGAGCGGAGTGACGCCGAAACGGGCCTCGATCGGGCGGCGTGAGAGGGCGGTCACCGGCCGGCCCTGCTCGGTGAGCAGGTCAACAGGGGCGGAGCCGCCGATACCGGTCGCGCCGACAACGAGGGCGCCGCGGGAGTCGGATGGGAAGACGGGAGTAGAGGAGGGCATCCCCACGGCCACCATCGGACGGCGTGTGGCATTCCCGGTGACCCCTGTGCGTGTGGTGCGCGTGCAGTCCGTCACGGAGGGACACGAGAGGTCATCGTTCGACACGGGCCGCCCGAGGAGCGAGCCGCTCCCCTACGGTCGAGCGCGAGCGGCCCAGTTGAGTGGACCGGGAGGAG from Rathayibacter rathayi encodes the following:
- a CDS encoding ATP-dependent DNA ligase; translation: MGTILYGTPPAALEVEDRALAHLQIVIINKFRRDERFLLTLDASPQAGTGRRGVWMHPTIPIQFEFKGSRQPTINPEWVEALMERANSGAGLRIVPEPTSAAAVPLRRAEPAA
- a CDS encoding NAD-dependent epimerase/dehydratase family protein, producing the protein MPSSTPVFPSDSRGALVVGATGIGGSAPVDLLTEQGRPVTALSRRPIEARFGVTPLAADLRSAEEFARVLADQQPTHVLRVLVRRSRISDAVEG